ACTGCTCGTCGGTCAGAATCTCAAAGCGCACGAGATTTGCGACGCCGAAGGCTGTCGATAAGGGGACGTCCGCGGCGTCGCGGCCGCGTCCCATGACGATGCGGCCGATGCGCGGATGGTTGTGTCGCGGATCTATGGTCCACCACCGCCCATCTAGAAAGACCTCGGCCCAGCCGCTGAAATCCATCGGGCTGATGTCGGGCGGCACGCCGATGTCGCCAAGATAGCCTGTGCAATAACGCGCGGGAATGTTCAGGCAGCGGCAAAGCGCGATGGCCAGATGGGCGAAGTCGCGACAAACGCCGACGCCTTCCTGCATCGAGTCGCTGGCGCTACGCGTCGGGCGCGCGTCGGCATAACTGAAGCGGATTTTCGAATGAACAAAGTCGCAGACAGCCTGAACGCGCCTGTAGCCGCCAGCTATTGTTCCAAACGTCGACCATGCGAAATCAGCAAGCTTGTCGCTGTCGCAATAGCGGCTCGAAACCAGAAACAGCAACACATCATCGGGAAGACAGGAGATTGGCGTCAAACCCGTGTCGGGCGGCGTTTCATCCGGCTGGCCGGAATCGTGGATCACGAAGCGGTTGCTGAAGGTGACCAGGCCCGGCGGCGCTTCCAGACGTGTTACGCGATTGCCGAAAAGATCGAGATAGGACCGCATCGGCAGAGGCGGAACGGAATTGATGACATCCGGCGAAACCAGATCCGCTTCTCGCGACGGATGGATGTTGAGCTGAAGCAGCATCGGCGTCTGCGCAGGACATTCAAATGCGATGTCAAATCCCGCCCGGATGAGCATCTAGCAGTCCTCGTGTTTGGGTTGCTCCGCCGTTTCGTCCGAACGGTTCGACGCGTTCGAGCGATGCGCCTCGCCCGAAATTCCATCCCATTGCAAAAGATTCTGATCACCCGTGGTCAAAGGCGCGCTTTCGGGGAGCCGTCGAACATGGACGGAGACCTCCATTCCCGCATCGTCCTCAGGGTCGCCGAAATAGCATCCATGGAGGGGAATGGCCTGATGCGCCTCCCTTGCCACGGCAATGCGAATGAGATCCCGGCTGCCGACGATGCCATTGGTCGGATCGAATTCGACCCAGCCGGCGCCGGGCAGATAGATCTGGCACCATGCATGCGTCGAGCCGCCGCCGAGATGGCGATCGTCGACGTCGCGATCCGGCACATAGATATAGCCCGAGACGAAGCGCGCGGCGAAGCCCATGGCGCGCGCCGCCTCCATCATCAAGGTTGCGAAATCGCGGCACGTGCCGCGCCCCGAGGAAAGCGTCTGCAGCGGGCTGCGCGTTCCCTTCGCGGTGCGGCGCTCATAGGTCAGCCCCTCCTTGATCGCATAGGTCAAGGTCATCAGCAGCCTGCCCGTCTCGATTGGGCGTCCTTGAGGGAATAATCGCTGAACCCAATGATGGAGT
This genomic interval from Candidatus Rhodoblastus alkanivorans contains the following:
- a CDS encoding transglutaminase-like domain-containing protein, with the protein product MLIRAGFDIAFECPAQTPMLLQLNIHPSREADLVSPDVINSVPPLPMRSYLDLFGNRVTRLEAPPGLVTFSNRFVIHDSGQPDETPPDTGLTPISCLPDDVLLFLVSSRYCDSDKLADFAWSTFGTIAGGYRRVQAVCDFVHSKIRFSYADARPTRSASDSMQEGVGVCRDFAHLAIALCRCLNIPARYCTGYLGDIGVPPDISPMDFSGWAEVFLDGRWWTIDPRHNHPRIGRIVMGRGRDAADVPLSTAFGVANLVRFEILTDEQSPSRIP
- a CDS encoding transglutaminase family protein, with product MTILTVKHVTTYSYATPVRLGEHRMMLRPRDSNDQRLLNATLDIEPRPHNLRWIHDVFDNCVAIANFSGVTQSLRVENNLTLEHTPYEGPEFLLEDRARHYPFAYDADEIPDLARLIERHYPDPAGELHHWVQRLFPQGRPIETGRLLMTLTYAIKEGLTYERRTAKGTRSPLQTLSSGRGTCRDFATLMMEAARAMGFAARFVSGYIYVPDRDVDDRHLGGGSTHAWCQIYLPGAGWVEFDPTNGIVGSRDLIRIAVAREAHQAIPLHGCYFGDPEDDAGMEVSVHVRRLPESAPLTTGDQNLLQWDGISGEAHRSNASNRSDETAEQPKHEDC